In a single window of the Clostridia bacterium genome:
- a CDS encoding DUF2922 domain-containing protein, with protein sequence MAARLEMLFTTEGGRSATVAVADPKDGLTAAEVKAVMDMIIAKNIFTAPSGNLVGVRGARLVDRQVTEIDLKATA encoded by the coding sequence ATGGCTGCCCGGTTAGAGATGCTCTTTACCACCGAAGGTGGGCGCAGCGCCACCGTGGCCGTTGCCGATCCCAAGGATGGCCTAACCGCTGCGGAGGTCAAGGCGGTCATGGACATGATCATCGCCAAGAACATCTTCACCGCCCCCAGCGGCAACCTGGTCGGCGTTCGCGGCGCTCGCCTGGTGGACCGCCAGGTTACCGAGATTGACCTCAAGGCCACTGCCTAA
- a CDS encoding YvrJ family protein translates to MENLWAQVGNWGFPMVVAVWLLMRVEKKLDALTVAIQQLKDAVDWRLASPFPGPAPGPNPSIGASFSSSPTGGGGGPGSGPGAVSFSSLPPASLESGRVPAGGIDPGNLEVFSDGRH, encoded by the coding sequence ATGGAAAACTTATGGGCCCAGGTTGGCAATTGGGGGTTCCCGATGGTGGTGGCGGTTTGGTTATTGATGCGGGTGGAGAAAAAGCTAGATGCGCTCACTGTTGCCATCCAGCAGCTAAAAGATGCGGTAGACTGGCGATTGGCATCACCGTTCCCTGGCCCAGCTCCGGGCCCCAATCCCAGCATCGGGGCTAGCTTTAGCTCCAGCCCTACCGGTGGCGGAGGTGGACCGGGGTCAGGCCCTGGCGCGGTTAGTTTCAGTTCCTTGCCGCCGGCCAGCCTTGAGTCTGGCAGGGTACCGGCGGGCGGCATCGATCCCGGCAATCTCGAGGTCTTTTCGGACGGCCGGCACTGA
- a CDS encoding N-acetylmuramoyl-L-alanine amidase, which translates to MRKWTYVVIHHTAAEEKNIEQIRRYHRGLGWRDIGYHFVIEKDGQVAQGRSLDLPGAHCKASGMNFKAIGIALIGNFDNHPPAEVQVEALVRLLHRLIAEHSISPANVTIHRLVPGAATRCPGRYFPWERVKGELTAGSVQFAKSPGRVQPDDPSSGPAPESPPSLVTPPVLPPQSLVRGAVDRGPEEPSRHVVSGSGSTRLWRVQAGAFRDRAHAEALAARLKQAGFDAYIWDG; encoded by the coding sequence ATGCGGAAGTGGACTTACGTAGTCATTCACCATACTGCCGCTGAGGAAAAGAATATCGAGCAGATCCGTCGCTATCACCGGGGATTGGGCTGGCGAGACATCGGTTACCACTTTGTAATTGAAAAGGATGGGCAAGTGGCGCAGGGGAGGTCGCTTGACCTCCCCGGGGCTCATTGCAAGGCTTCTGGAATGAACTTCAAAGCCATTGGCATCGCCCTCATCGGCAACTTCGATAATCATCCCCCGGCCGAGGTACAAGTGGAGGCCCTGGTGCGGCTCCTCCACCGCCTAATTGCGGAACACAGTATTAGCCCGGCCAACGTAACCATCCACCGGCTGGTGCCGGGGGCTGCCACCCGCTGCCCAGGCCGATACTTTCCTTGGGAGAGGGTAAAGGGCGAGCTCACGGCTGGTTCGGTACAGTTCGCTAAATCGCCCGGCAGGGTGCAGCCTGACGACCCATCGTCGGGCCCGGCCCCAGAGTCACCACCATCGCTGGTGACACCGCCGGTGTTGCCCCCTCAGTCGTTAGTAAGAGGTGCGGTTGACCGCGGCCCTGAGGAACCATCGCGCCATGTGGTTTCTGGCTCGGGATCTACCCGGCTGTGGAGAGTTCAGGCCGGCGCCTTCAGGGACCGCGCCCATGCCGAGGCCCTAGCCGCCCGCCTCAAACAAGCCGGCTTCGACGCCTATATCTGGGATGGATAG
- a CDS encoding DUF1659 domain-containing protein — MPVVVTPVDSSLRLQVQTGVDAKGNPVIVNRNFNRVKPEAADQDVFDVAQALGGLQMHTVYAIQRVMESSLAPGA; from the coding sequence GTGCCAGTGGTAGTTACCCCAGTTGACTCCAGCCTGCGCCTGCAAGTGCAGACCGGCGTGGACGCCAAGGGCAACCCGGTGATCGTTAACCGCAACTTCAACCGGGTCAAGCCGGAGGCTGCCGATCAGGATGTCTTCGACGTGGCTCAGGCCTTGGGCGGCCTGCAGATGCACACCGTCTATGCCATCCAGCGGGTGATGGAGTCGAGCTTGGCTCCTGGAGCCTAA